A genomic stretch from Lathyrus oleraceus cultivar Zhongwan6 chromosome 2, CAAS_Psat_ZW6_1.0, whole genome shotgun sequence includes:
- the LOC127120610 gene encoding metalloendoproteinase 1-MMP, whose protein sequence is MFPFFSYFNFFFFFVALFICRPCFTARIIPETVTVITTSEKHNATWHNFSSFLHAERGSHVSGMAELKKYFHRFGYLTQPNTTSNFTDKFDSKFESAVLLYQKQLGLPLTGKLDSETISTIESPRCGVSDTATRRIHATRHFAYFNGKPRWLRGSPMTLSYAFSPYDMIDTLSLSDIRMVFERSFKRWASVIPVSFRETEKYQSADIRIGFYFGDHGDGEPFDGVLGVLAHAFSPQNGRFHLDAAENWAVDFDHDDSRIAVDLESVVTHEIGHVLGLGHSSIKEAVMYPNISPRKKKVDLKIDDVEGVQSLYGSNPNFSLSALLQSENSYNLAVRLGNGFSKWIFSLELALLILFLGS, encoded by the coding sequence ATGTTTCCGTTTTTCAGTTACTTTAactttttcttcttctttgtcGCTCTCTTTATTTGCCGCCCATGCTTTACCGCGAGGATTATACCAGAAACCGTAACCGTAATAACAACTTCTGAAAAACACAACGCCACGTGGCACAATTTCTCAAGTTTTCTTCACGCGGAACGAGGCAGCCACGTCAGCGGCATGGCGGAGCTGAAGAAGTATTTCCACCGTTTCGGTTATCTTACTCAGCCGAACACGACGTCGAATTTCACGGACAAGTTCGATTCGAAATTCGAGTCAGCGGTGTTACTCTATCAGAAACAGCTCGGTTTGCCGTTAACCGGAAAACTCGACTCTGAAACTATATCAACGATTGAGTCTCCGAGATGCGGTGTTTCGGATACCGCGACGCGTAGAATACACGCCACGCGTCACTTTGCGTACTTTAACGGGAAACCGCGGTGGCTTCGTGGCTCTCCGATGACTCTAAGTTATGCTTTCTCACCGTATGATATGATCGACACGCTGAGCTTATCGGACATCCGAATGGTTTTTGAACGTTCTTTTAAGCGGTGGGCGTCGGTTATTCCGGTGAGTTTTCGTGAAACGGAGAAGTATCAATCGGCGGATATTAGAATCGGATTTTATTTCGGTGATCACGGTGACGGAGAACCGTTTGACGGTGTTTTGGGGGTTTTAGCGCATGCTTTCTCTCCTCAGAATGGAAGATTTCATTTGGATGCAGCAGAGAATTGGGCCGTTGATTTTGATCATGATGATTCAAGGATAGCCGTTGATTTGGAATCAGTTGTGACGCACGAGATAGGTCACGTGCTTGGTCTTGGGCATTCATCTATAAAAGAAGCAGTTATGTACCCAAACATAAGCCCAAGGAAGAAAAAAGTTGACTTGAAAATTGATGACGTGGAGGGAGTTCAATCTCTTTATGGTTCTAACCCAAACTTTAGTTTAAGTGCTCTGTTACAATCTGAAAATTCGTATAATCTTGCGGTTCGGTTAGGAAACGGTTTCTCTAAATGGATATTCTCTTTAGAACTTGCCTTGTTGATATTATTTTTGGGTTCTTGA
- the LOC127120611 gene encoding WAT1-related protein At5g47470 isoform X2: protein MGVVEDVTLIGGLIGVQFIYAGNAELMSYSMSLGISPLTIVVFTSIATFLILFPAAFCFERSKWPKHFSLRFMMQIWFLSFGGLAFQTLFLKGINLTSPAMGTAMPNLAPALIFIIAWTFGLEKVNLSKKYSKLKILGTLLCVLGALTMSIMQSIYAPPATAKETTILQSSSTPPNLLFDMKKITGCFYLMISVLILSSSVVLQAFALGDFPAPMSLSAITSLFGGFMTAVVQKLQGDDLKSGLQLVSFGDIIGFSILAGGVSGISLSFNGWALKKRGPVFVSMFSPIGTVCSVIFSVFTVGDTVNIGSIGGMFLMFSGLYMVLWAKGKEGYADRGEDFLEKA from the exons ATGGGGGTGGTGGAAGATGTAACATTGATTGGAGGGTTGATAGGAGTTCAATTTATCTATGCAGGAAATGCTGAGTTGATGAGTTATTCAATGTCATTAGGAATTAGCCCTCTCACCATTGTTGTTTTCACTTCCATTGCTACATTTCTCATTCTTTTTCCTGCTGCATTTTGTTTTGAAAG GAGTAAGTGGCCCAAGCATTTCAGTTTAAGGTTTATGATGCAGATATGGTTTCTTTCCTTTGGAGG ATTAGCTTTCCAAACTTTATTCTTGAAGGGAATCAATCTAACTTCGCCAGCAATGGGAACTGCTATGCCAAACCTTGCACCGGCTCTTATTTTCATCATCGCATGGACTTTTGG GTTAGAGAAAGTTAACTTAAGCAAAAAGTATAGTAAATTAAAAATCTTAGGAACATTGCTATGTGTGTTGGGAGCTCTTACAATGAGCATAATGCAAAGCATTTATGCTCCTCCTGCAACCGCAAAAGAGACTACAATTCTTCAATCATCATCTACACCACCAAATCTTCTCTTTGACATGAAAAAGATAACTGGTTGCTTCTATCTAATGATTTCAGTTTTAATATTGTCAAGCAGTGTTGTCCTACAG GCTTTTGCTCTTGGAGATTTTCCAGCACCAATGTCATTGAGCGCGATAACATCGTTGTTTGGAGGATTCATGACTGCAGTTGTTCAAAAACTCCAAGGTGACGACCTTAAATCTGGTTTGCAACTTGTGAGTTTTGGAGATATTATAGGCTTTTCCATTCTG GCTGGTGGAGTGAGTGGAATAAGCCTAAGCTTCAATGGATGGGCACTTAAGAAGAGAGGACCAGTTTTCGTCTCCATGTTTAGCCCAATTGGAACAGTATGCTCAGTTATTTTCTCAGTCTTTACTGTTGGAGACACTGTTAATATTGGAAG CATTGGTGGCATGTTCCTTATGTTCAGTGGACTTTACATGGTTCTTTGGGCCAAAGGGAAAGAAGGATATGCAGATCGTGGTGAAGATTTCTTAGAGA AAGCTTGA
- the LOC127120611 gene encoding WAT1-related protein At5g47470 isoform X1, whose amino-acid sequence MGVVEDVTLIGGLIGVQFIYAGNAELMSYSMSLGISPLTIVVFTSIATFLILFPAAFCFERSKWPKHFSLRFMMQIWFLSFGGLAFQTLFLKGINLTSPAMGTAMPNLAPALIFIIAWTFGLEKVNLSKKYSKLKILGTLLCVLGALTMSIMQSIYAPPATAKETTILQSSSTPPNLLFDMKKITGCFYLMISVLILSSSVVLQAFALGDFPAPMSLSAITSLFGGFMTAVVQKLQGDDLKSGLQLVSFGDIIGFSILAGGVSGISLSFNGWALKKRGPVFVSMFSPIGTVCSVIFSVFTVGDTVNIGSIGGMFLMFSGLYMVLWAKGKEGYADRGEDFLESEFDANKPLLS is encoded by the exons ATGGGGGTGGTGGAAGATGTAACATTGATTGGAGGGTTGATAGGAGTTCAATTTATCTATGCAGGAAATGCTGAGTTGATGAGTTATTCAATGTCATTAGGAATTAGCCCTCTCACCATTGTTGTTTTCACTTCCATTGCTACATTTCTCATTCTTTTTCCTGCTGCATTTTGTTTTGAAAG GAGTAAGTGGCCCAAGCATTTCAGTTTAAGGTTTATGATGCAGATATGGTTTCTTTCCTTTGGAGG ATTAGCTTTCCAAACTTTATTCTTGAAGGGAATCAATCTAACTTCGCCAGCAATGGGAACTGCTATGCCAAACCTTGCACCGGCTCTTATTTTCATCATCGCATGGACTTTTGG GTTAGAGAAAGTTAACTTAAGCAAAAAGTATAGTAAATTAAAAATCTTAGGAACATTGCTATGTGTGTTGGGAGCTCTTACAATGAGCATAATGCAAAGCATTTATGCTCCTCCTGCAACCGCAAAAGAGACTACAATTCTTCAATCATCATCTACACCACCAAATCTTCTCTTTGACATGAAAAAGATAACTGGTTGCTTCTATCTAATGATTTCAGTTTTAATATTGTCAAGCAGTGTTGTCCTACAG GCTTTTGCTCTTGGAGATTTTCCAGCACCAATGTCATTGAGCGCGATAACATCGTTGTTTGGAGGATTCATGACTGCAGTTGTTCAAAAACTCCAAGGTGACGACCTTAAATCTGGTTTGCAACTTGTGAGTTTTGGAGATATTATAGGCTTTTCCATTCTG GCTGGTGGAGTGAGTGGAATAAGCCTAAGCTTCAATGGATGGGCACTTAAGAAGAGAGGACCAGTTTTCGTCTCCATGTTTAGCCCAATTGGAACAGTATGCTCAGTTATTTTCTCAGTCTTTACTGTTGGAGACACTGTTAATATTGGAAG CATTGGTGGCATGTTCCTTATGTTCAGTGGACTTTACATGGTTCTTTGGGCCAAAGGGAAAGAAGGATATGCAGATCGTGGTGAAGATTTCTTAGAGAGTGAGTTTGATGCAAACAAGCCTCTCTTAAGTTAA
- the LOC127120609 gene encoding putative pentatricopeptide repeat-containing protein At5g47460, whose translation MKPDAFALVDLVRTATGIFCHKFGQRLHSYAIRSGYHYSNIYVSTSLIKFYVTVHSFNDAHKLFDEIPEPNVVSWNTLISGYVHGGLFKKALSVFGNLEKSQICADVFSFTSAMAACAQLSLLNLGSSIHSKTVKLGMSNDTVVANCLIDLYGKCGSVEHAVRVFYDVIDKDVISWNSVIAACASNGNVELGFKFLQLMPNPDSISYNGLINGIALGGRIEDALWILTTMPCPNSSSWNSIITGFVNRNRVSEALDMFSKMQLRNLQMDEFTFSIILNGIAGLSALTWGMLIHCCTIKYGLDSSVVVGTALIDMYSKCGRVNDAESIFNVLSDRNLVSWNAMISGYARNGDFAQVIGLFESLKLERDTKPDGITFLNLISACSHSQIPFESAFGYFDAMMNEYGIAPSIEHCCSMIRLMGQKGELWRAQRMIHKLGFESCGVVWRSLLGACGTQEDLQVAEVAAAKVIELERDEDYVYVMLSNMYASFERWEDVNVIRSLMSKKRVGKEAGSSWIEIDSFVPYETT comes from the coding sequence ATGAAACCGGATGCTTTTGCTCTTGTTGACCTCGTTCGAACTGCCACCGGTATTTTCTGCCACAAATTCGGACAACGGCTTCACAGTTATGCTATACGTTCTGGGTATCATTATTCTAATATTTATGTTTCTACCTCTCTCATCAAATTTTATGTAACAGTGCATTCTTTCAATGATGCCCATAAGCTGTTTGATGAAATTCCTGAACCAAACGTTGTTTCTTGGAATACTTTGATTTCTGGCTATGTCCATGGTGGTCTGTTTAAAAAAGCATTGTCTGTGTTTGGAAATCTAGAAAAGTCGCAGATTTGTGCTGATGTGTTCTCTTTCACGTCTGCTATGGCTGCTTGTGCCCAGCTCAGTTTGTTGAATTTGGGAAGTTCAATTCATTCTAAGACAGTGAAATTGGGAATGAGTAATGACACTGTTGTGGCAAATTGCTTGATTGATTTGTATGGGAAATGCGGCTCTGTTGAACATGCTGTCAGGGTATTTTATGATGTTATTGACAAGGATGTAATTTCTTGGAATTCCGTCATAGCAGCATGTGCAAGCAATGGTAACGTTGAACTTGGTTTCAAGTTTTTGCAGCTCATGCCTAACCCTGATTCAATTTCTTATAATGGGCTGATAAATGGAATTGCTCTAGGTGGAAGGATAGAAGATGCTCTTTGGATTTTGACTACTATGCCATGTCCGAATTCATCTTCTTGGAACTCCATAATTACTGGATTTGTGAATAGGAATCGTGTTTCTGAAGCTTTGGATATGTTTAGTAAAATGcagttgagaaacttgcagatgGATGAGTTCACATTTTCAATAATTTTAAATGGAATTGCTGGTCTGTCAGCTTTAACATGGGGGATGCTAATTCATTGTTGTACAATAAAGTACGGTTTAGATTCATCGGTAGTTGTAGGGACTGCCCTGATCGACATGTACTCAAAATGTGGGCGAGTGAACGATGCAGAATCAATATTCAATGTGCTTTCTGATAGGAATCTGGTAAGCTGGAATGCAATGATATCTGGGTATGCTCGCAACGGGGATTTTGCACAAGTTATCGGTCTCTTCGAGTCGCTAAAATTGGAAAGAGATACAAAACCTGACGGTATCACATTTCTTAACCTTATATCAGCATGCTCCCATAGCCAAATACCATTTGAGTCTGCTTTTGGTTACTTCGATGCTATGATGAATGAATATGGAATTGCACCATCCATTGAGCATTGTTGTTCAATGATACGGCTCATGGGGCAAAAAGGTGAGTTGTGGAGAGCACAGAGAATGATACACAAACTTGGTTTTGAGTCCTGTGGAGTAGTTTGGAGGTCTTTGCTAGGTGCTTGTGGAACTCAGGAAGATTTACAAGTAGCAGAAGTTGCTGCTGCTAAGGTGATTGAATTGGAGAGGGATGAAGATTATGTGTATGTGATGTTGTCTAATATGTATGCATCTTTTGAAAGATGGGAAGATGTTAATGTAATTAGAAGCCTCATGAGTAAGAAAAGGGTTGGGAAAGAAGCAGGTTCTAGTTGGATAGAAATAGATAGCTTTGTCCCATATGAAACCACATGA